In a genomic window of Quercus lobata isolate SW786 chromosome 4, ValleyOak3.0 Primary Assembly, whole genome shotgun sequence:
- the LOC115986708 gene encoding uncharacterized protein LOC115986708: MDYSSYDYNQYQQQQASSYDPSQIQPTYDHSSQSYYSYTHQYDQNYQYYQSHDYNNNNTNTTTDSYAQQSQSQSAEPTSSIHPPGVPPDQTPHLQSQQNEYYPPQSQSQGSLENQQQLNPAAATAAIAALSQFTGHPPIGQSPYRGGGRRGGRPFRGGGRGHFRGRGRGQGGGRHFPPHGAAITTATASAPVEGGAAIMPPPSASVSGQAQLPVVAQVPGAPFWPPPRMAWCELCRVDCNTLEILEQHKNGKRHKKNLQVHEELQKLNKVITGQQNVQMPNSELKQETVQQEKVEEFENQTPSENLNSETVSDDNIKETEQQKEAVGNSEVLAVEPEGKPQDHLAARGRGLKRKMRGGRGGKYMRTYEGSRRPVEPPKPKQVVPLICELCNVKCDSQIVFNSHLTGKKHQGNLKRFHGHRALYGEAGLQALYPPNFNTPSELQAVYQPNVNSPSTSLTPQVQPGVNDPQILLAQLLMSYVLSQAQAPGMIPAAGTLASVPIPAAAASQSILETENQQGSESQGSRDVPEAGTQKAGMTEVKVQLQHVITESEAPATVSTNTKTKDGNSESVKEASLPSDISVTAPLDNPTVLAEQFVSATVVNEVAPIPGSEAAP, translated from the exons ATGGATTACTCCTCTTATGACTACAACCAATACCAACAACAACAAGCTTCTTCCTATGACCCATCTCAAATTCAACCAACCTATGATCATTCATCCCAATCCTACTATTCCTACACTCACCAATATGACCAAAACTACCAATATTACCAATCCCATgattacaacaacaacaacaccaacaccaccaccgaTTCATATGCCCAACAATCCCAATCCCAATCAGCAGAACCCACCAGTTCCATTCACCCTCCAGGGGTCCCACCCGATCAGACACCCCATTTGCAGAGCCAGCAGAATGAGTATTACCCAccacaatcacaatcacaagGGTCTTTGGAGAATCAGCAGCAGCTGAATCCGGCCGCCGCCACAGCTGCCATCGCCGCTCTATCACAGTTCACCGGGCACCCTCCG ATTGGGCAATCTCCATATAGGGGTGGAGGTAGAAGGGGTGGTAGGCCCTTCAGAGGGGGTGGTCGGGGCCATTTTCGTGGTAGGGGACGTGGCCAGGGTGGTGGCAGGCACTTTCCACCACATGGTGCTGCAATAACTACAGCTACTGCATCTGCACCAGTTGAAGGTGGAGCTGCTATAATGCCACCACCTTCAGCATCAGTTTCTGGGCAGGCGCAATTACCTGTAGTGGCACAAGTGCCTGGTGCTCCATTCTGGCCACCTCCCCGAATGGCATGGTGTGAACTTTGTAGGGTTGACTGCAACACTCTGGAAATCCTAGAGCAGCATAAGAATGGTAAGCGACATAAAAAGAATTTGCAAGTACATGAGGAGTTGCagaaactcaacaaagtcataACTGGACAGCAGAATGTGCAAATGCCCAATTCTGAATTGAAACAAGAAACTGTTCAGCAGGaaaaagttgaggaatttgaaaaccAAACCCCTTCAGAAAATCTAAACTCTGAAACTGTTTCTGATGACAATATAAAGGAAACTGAGCAGCAGAAAGAGGCAGTAGGGAATTCTGAAGTTTTAGCTGTTGAACCTGAGGGTAAGCCTCAGGATCACCTTGCAGCTCGAGGTCGTGGATTGAAGCGAAAGATGAGAGGGGGCCGAGGGGGTAAGTATATGAGAACTTATGAAGGATCAAGAAGGCCAGTTGAGCCCCCCAAACCAAAACAGGTGGTTCCTTTAATATGCGAGTTGTGCAATGTCAAGTGTGACTCACAGATTGTTTTTAATAGTCATTTGACTGGTAAAAAGCACCAGGGAAATCTAAAGCGGTTTCATGGCCACCGTGCCTTGTATGGAGAAGCAGGACTTCAAGCACTTTACCCACCTAACTTTAACACTCCATCAGAGCTTCAAGCAGTATACCAACCTAACGTCAATTCTCCATCAACTTCCTTAACTCCTCAAGTTCAACCAGGTGTTAATGACCCCCAAATCCTTTTGGCCCAGCTGTTGATGTCTTATGTTCTCTCTCAAGCCCAAGCACCAGGAATGATTCCTGCGGCAGGCACATTGGCTTCAGTGCCAATACCAGCAGCAGCAGCATCACAATCAATTCTTGAAACTGAGAATCAACAAGGCTCAGAGAGTCAAGGATCAAGAGATGTACCTGAAGCTGGGACCCAAAAAGCTGGTATGACCGAAGTCAAAGTTCAGCTGCAACATGTCATAACAGAGTCTGAAGCCCCAGCAACTGTTAGTACCAACACCAAAACCAAGGATGGAAATTCAGAGTCTGTAAAGGAGGCAAGTCTACCCTCAGATATCTCAGTCACGGCACCATTAGATAATCCAACAGTGTTGGCTGAGCAATTTGTATCTGCAACAGTGGTCAATGAAGTTGCACCCATTCCAGGTAGTGAAGCTGCCCCCTAG
- the LOC115986638 gene encoding TMV resistance protein N-like, which produces MREVISMVFLTEEGGASSSSSAHRWDYDVFLSFRGEDTRKNFTSHLYKALCDQGFNTFIDDDLPRGEEISMKLVKAIESSMISIVIFSKNFASSTWCLNELVKIFECRRSNGQLVFLIFYKVSPSEIRKQDGEFGIALAEHEEKFKNDIEKVQRWRTTLTEAANLSGFPYNDSYTESESEFIQRVIKEISRTKSNRELLFVTKHPVGIDIRAEAVELLLDMESNDVCMVGICGIGGIGKTTISKAVYNRIAHRFEGSCFLENVRERSKIIGGITQLQEKLLSKILRDRDLKVHNVFEGINLIKKRLRNKKVLLILDDVEDSKEVDNLLGECNWFASGSRVIITTRDKHVLTTLERDPRIYEVTELNQSEARELFNLHAFHTSKYGEDYSELAEQIICYANGLPLALKIIGSDLCGKKIYEWKSALEKYKNIPHKNIQEILKISYDGLENFEKEIFLDIACFFKGYNKDDVVNILDSCNLYSDYGIGKLIDKCLITLEHDYVPPDDSLSMHDLVQQMGREIVQQESEELEQRSRIWRYKDARKLLTRNMGSNKIRGIMLCSPKPTKIALEANVFKRMKNLKFLIGNVHIREALEYLPDELRVLEWREFPLSLSSKCCLPRQLVALEMSKSNIILENVFKQGFQYENLKMIYLSCEFITKLPNLCCPNLEKLDLSDCKNLIEVHKSVGFLEKLKVWNLYCCSQLQILPSTLMLKSLEHFVLRDCSRLEKFPDIHPEMNCLKSLNLESSGIRELPSSLLYLTGLKWLNLLGSKLRNLLVGANKSQMREEEDIPSAKLRLACNSFNNFSGPTGFLCLTQLDFSHLKIKVELDFWMQPDYFPVLSHLNLNATSIVTIPESISRFTRLLYLTIQNCKKLREISRLPQSIRYVNAMNCDRLETQSSSRLLNQFREIVGILSNIVAEAATSFDSEGVQIGKDHYLILPVTEIPKWLKFNHHQSVENSVSFLVGPKFSNLVVCIALTSMGVKTDAMYGWGIYVFINGEEQFINTMTWWPDGNCDNVWLIYGKVNISNPSEENCIVVEVRGPRFSPNRMRIYPMVECICCPQKPNISMDQCAFNNGEEDSGRVGIRRRLRRRNHRPTHARRPQKHYLSRFGWLRIRYQLWKPCSKPWRRRITNGFHDEGSSSIPNTFSMMIPQ; this is translated from the exons ATGAGAGAG GTCATATCAATGGTTTTCTTGACCGAGGAAGGAggagcctcttcttcttcttctgcccACCGATGGGACTATGATGTCTTCTTGAGTTTTCGAGGTGAAGATACTCGTAAAAATTTTACAAGCCATTTATATAAGGCTTTGTGTGATCAGGGTTTTAATACCTTTATTGATGATGACCTTCCGAGGGGAGAAGAAATTTCAATGAAACTTGTTAAAGCCATTGAATCGTCAATGATTTCAATTGTTATattctctaaaaattttgcatctTCTACTTGGTGCTTGAATGAACTCgtcaagatttttgagtgtaGGAGGAGTAATGGccaattggtttttttaattttttacaaggtgAGCCCATCAGAAATACGTAAACAAGATGGAGAGTTTGGGATTGCACTAGCtgaacatgaagaaaaattcaaaaatgacaTAGAAAAGGTTCAGAGGTGGAGGACAACTTTAACTGAAGCAGCTAATTTGTCTGGATTTCCTTACAATGATAG TTACACTGAATCTGAATCTGAGTTTATCCAAAGAGTTATAAAAGAGATATCAAGGACTAAATCAAATCGTGAGCTGTTATTTGTTACTAAACATCCAGTTGGAATAGATATTCGAGCAGAGGCCGTAGAATTGCTTTTAGATATGGAGTCAAATGATGTTTGCATGGTAGGAATTTGTGGTATTGGGGGAATAGGTAAGACTACGATCTCTAAAGCTGTTTATAATAGAATTGCTCACCGTTTTGAAGGAAGCTGTTTTTTAGAGAATGTTAGAGAAAGGTCAAAAATAATTGGTGGCATAACCCAACTACAAGAGAAACTTCTTTCTAAGATCTTACGTGATAGAGATTTGAAGGTGCACAATGTATTTGAAGGTATcaatttgataaagaaaagaCTTCGTAATAAAAAAGttcttttaattcttgatgatgtggaaGACTCAAAAGAGGTAGACAATTTGCTTGGAGAATGTAACTGGTTTGCTTCCGGAAGTAGAGTAATTATAACAACAAGAGACAAACATGTACTAACCACTTTGGAAAGAGATCCTCGAATATATGAGGTTACAGAATTGAATCAAAGTGAAGCTCGTGAACTTTTCAACTTGCATGCTTTCCACACAAGTAAATATGGGGAAGATTATTCAGAACTTGCAGAACAGATTATATGTTATGCCAATGGCCTACCATTAGCTTTAAAAATAATTGGTTCTGatttgtgtggaaaaaaaatatatgaatggAAAAGCGCATTAGAAAAGTATAAAAACATTCCACATAAAAATATTCAAGAAATACTCAAAATAAGTTATGATGgattggaaaattttgaaaaggaaatttttcttgatattgcatgtttttttaagGGTTACAACAAGGATGATGTTGTAAATATATTAGATTCTTGCAATTTATATTCCGACTATGGTATTGGAAAGCTTATTGATAAGTGTCTCATAACCTTGGAACATGACTATGTGCCACCGGATGACTCTTTGTCAATGCATGACTTGGTACAACAAATGGGTAGAGAAATTGTTCAGCAAGAATCAGAAGAGCTTGAACAGCGTAGTAGGATATGGCGTTATAAGGATGCTCGTAAATTACTAACTAGAAATATG GGATCAAATAAAATTCGAGGTATAATGTTGTGCTCACCTAAACCAACAAAGATTGCATTGGAAGCTAATGTTTTCAAGAGgatgaaaaatctcaaatttcttataGGCAATGTACATATTCGTGAAGCACTTGAATATCTCCCAGATGAGTTAAGGGTTCTTGAATGGCGTGAATTTCCTCTATCCTTATCTTCTAAATGTTGCCTTCCTCGACAACTTGTTGCACTCGAGATGTCTAAGTCTAACATTATATTGGAGAATGTATTCAAGCAG GGATTCCagtatgaaaatttgaaaatgatcTATCTATCTTGTGAATTCATTACAAAATTACCTAACTTGTGCTGCCCAAACTTAGAGAAATTGGATCTTAGCGATTGTAAAAATTTAATCGAGGTTCACAAGTCTGTTGGGTTTCTTGAGAAGCTTAAAGTATGGAATCTCTATTGCTGTTCAcaacttcaaattcttccaAGTACGCTCATGTTGAAATCTCTTGAACATTTTGTACTACGTGATTGCTCAAGGCTTGAGAAGTTCCCCGATATTCACCCAGAAATGAATTGTCTAAAGTCATTGAATTTGGAAAGTAGTGGTATTAGAGAATTGCCTTCATCACTGTTGTATCTGACTGGACTGAAGTGGTTAAACCTACTTGGCAGTAAGCTTAGGAATCTTCTAGTTGGGGCCAATAAATCACAAATGCGGGAGGAAGAAGATATTCCTTCTGCCAAATTGAGACTGGCTTGCAATTCCTTTAATAACTTTTCGGGACCTACTGGGTTTCTGTGCTTGACACAACTGGATTTTAGCCATTTGAAAATTAAAGTTGAATTAGATTTTTGGATGCAGCCTGATTACTTCCCAGTATTGTCACATTTAAATCTAAATGCTACTAGTATTGTTACCATCCCAGAAAGTATTAGTAGATTTACTAGATTACTATATCTTACCATTCAAAATTGCAAAAAGCTTCGGGAAATTTCGAGACTTCCACAATCTATAAGATATGTGAATGCAATGAATTGCGATCGGTTGGAGACACAATCATCAAGCAGATTATTGAATCAA TTTCGAGAAATTGTAGGGATTCTATCAAATATAGTCGCTGAAGCTGCAACAAGCTTTGATTCTGAAGGGGTTCAAATTGGGAAGGATCATTATCTTATACTACCAGTAACTGAGATTCCAAAGTGGCTCAAATTCAACCATCATCAGAGTGTTGAAAATTCCGTATCATTCTTGGTCGGtcccaaattttcaaatttggttgTTTGTATTGCTCTTACATCAATGGGTGTGAAGACCGATGCAATGTACGGATGGGGTATTTACGTTTTTATCAATGGTGAAGAACAATTCATAAATACCATGACGTGGTGGCCGGATGGTAATTGTGACAATGTATGGTTAATTTATGGGAAAGTGAATATATCAAATCCATCTGAAGAGAATTGCATTGTGGTTGAGGTTAGAGGTCCAAGATTTTCTCCAAATAGGATGAGGATTTATCCTATGGTGGAATGCATCTGTTGTCCTCAGAAACCCAATATATCTATGGATCAATGTGCTTTCAACAATGGGGAAGAAGATTCAGGCCGTGTTGGAATCCGACGCCGACTGCGAAGAAGAAACCATCGACCAACCCATGCTAGACGTCCCCAAAAACACTACCTGTCCCGCTTTGGATGGCTTCGAATCAGATACCAACTCTGGAAACCATGCTCCAAACCCTGGAGACGGCGAATTACCAATGGGTTTCATGATGAGGGTTCATCTTCAATCCCCAATACCTTTTCAATGATGATACCTCAATGA
- the LOC115985106 gene encoding uncharacterized protein LOC115985106: MFADCSKLKFKSSTQLFDEMLLQDIEPICLDDLCYSSSQLLRDATNTWEVNASVKPPNVLFSSFLGSIAHDQMLKAISSVNILGKIGQFLEIMVVLWSNWSASALIIQCGGKGGAIV; encoded by the exons ATGTTTGCTGAttgttcaaaattgaaattcaagTCAAGCACACAACTGTTCGATGAAATGCTTCTTCAAGATATTGAACCTATTTGCTTGGATGACCTATGCTACTCATCGAGCCAATTgttaag GGATGCAACAAACACATGGGAAGTGAATGCTTCTGTTAAACCACCTAATGTACTTTTCAGTAGTTTCCTTGGCAGTATAGCACATGATCAGATGTTGAAG GCCATTTCTTCAGTCAATATTTTGGGGAAAATTGGGCAATTTCTTGAGATTATGGTAGTGCTTTGGTCAAATTGGTCCGCATCTGCCCTCATCATCCAATGC GGGGGTAAGGGTGGGGCTATAGTTTAA